Within Peromyscus leucopus breed LL Stock chromosome 16_21, UCI_PerLeu_2.1, whole genome shotgun sequence, the genomic segment gtggtggtgcacgcctttaatcccagcactcgggacgcagagccaggcagatctctgtgagttcaaggccagcctgggctaccaagtgagttccaggagaggcgcaaagctacacagagaaaccctgtctcgaaaaaccaaaaaaaaaaaaaaaaaaaaaaaaaaaaaaaaaaaaaaaaaagaatttaagctagctgggatACCAGgattcagttgtttttcttaatcattaccGTAAGCCACAGTCTATGTGACTCCTCCATTGAAATGCATGTGTTCTGCTGTGTGATAcatcctccttttatttttaatcatcaaaactctatttaacctaacattattattatcaattagtcAGTACAGCTTAGCGAGGAATTATCTTCAAAATACTCCATAGGTAAAAATGAACAGTAGAACAGAATGTTTCCAAGAGATGAACACACTACATTATAGTCATTGGgcatctccccacacccattcacaccttgtcaaataccagagaaagatggcagcagcaaatgtgtaaaggcacagcagaagcaaaagacattctggagtctgtggtgcGGGGGGCCTCTCCTATCCAAGATTATAAGGGATTTTCAGCCTAGTGGGCTGACACCCTGAAGTccattgccacctgctgctgctctgacATGGCCATAAACAAGCCGTCttttcaaatcccagcatggtgATTTTTGCCTGCTTTTCATTTCTGAACCCCAGGGCCTGGAACAAGGCGATCCACATGGCAGATTCTCCATCACTTATTGAGGAGTAAATCTGAGAAGAAAATCTCCTAAAACTGGAGACTAGAGAAGGAAAGGCAAGTTGTTTATTCATATGGTGGAGAtcttgtcgtgtgtgtgtgtgtgtgtgtgtgtgtgtgtgtgtgtgtgtgtgtgacatcccGTCCATTCTAGGCCAGCAGACCTTAACCCAGGTAATCCGAGAACCACTTCTCCACTCAGAACACAGCAGCAAGTCTATGGACAAAAGATGGAATCTGAGCCACATCTGACCTCACAGCCTCTGGAGACAAGAGAGAGGGGGCATCTCAGGTACAGGATTCCTCCCCATCCAGCATGCCTGTTGTTTTCCATCTCTCTTCTGTCCGAGCCACAGTTATGCAGTCATATGACTTGCTGCATGGCACAGACCCAGATTCTGTCACCAAGATAAATAAGATCAGAACTAAGGAATGATGGCTCTGTGGATACATTTGAGACAAGGGGAAGCCACCTCTGTATAGAACTCAATAAAAGGGTATTAGGAAGGACACCTTGGTCCTAAGTCACAAGATATGGAATGGTGGCCATTGCACTCTCATGTTGGATAATATCATGTGTTTAGAAGGTTCCACATGGGTGTTCGGAGTATTGTGCTCAATGCCTGGGTGTAGGTGTCTGTGGAAGGAGCAGCCTGGTGTCATGTGGAGATATTGCACCATTGTCTGAGCTGGGAATCATCAGAGTTCTCTCAATAGCATATTATCCTCCTTGGTTTCTGCCTCTTCTATTCTATGTTCTCTGTGGACATGGACTGTATGACCACTGACACAGCAGCCAACTCCCATCCTAATTTCCTTGCCTCCCTCAGACTGTTGTGAAATGAGATCACTAGGAAGCCAGGTGGACTGAGATGGACAGAAAGAACCGTGATATAACAGTGAGATCATGGGAACCCCAGATCGTGAACCAGAGCTGGACACTTCAGTGATAGACATAGGTCTTTGGtttcctttgtttccttgattttgtCAGCCAGATCAATATCTGGGCTAGGACCAAAAGGATGTTGTCAACAAGACAGGTATCAGGGTAAGTAACTTGTCCCCAGACACTGCTCCCAGGATAACACAGCACAGAGCTGTATCTGCAGATAGGCAATCAGGGCTCTGGAGATTCCTGTCCCAATAGTTAATCTTTCCATGGCACTTCTGGTCTCTGTCACTCCCATTGGGATTTCATAGAGAAGCCAGTCAGCCTCATCCTGAATATGAGAGTGGTGAAGTGAATAAGGACCACTCTGCACTCATTATCTACCCATCATTTAGGGTACAGACTCATATAAATATATGACACTGATAAACTAGGTCGATAATATTCTGGtttcaataataaaatttgaTAACACAAAATGCACTCAATGAACTTGATTCTCCTGTGGACATGGATGCAGCAAACTATGAAGGATTCAATGGTATTTTAAGTTCCAGAACGTAAGCAGCACCTGAATGAACCCAGTGAAGTATCAGAGATAAACAACCCCAGTGAGCAGAGTATGGTGGGACATGGATTTCTCTCAGtactcaggggacagaggcatGTGGATATCTGTGACTTCCTGGTCaactaaaagaaggaaaagtaaagaaaaaaggaaaacgaTTTGAAGATGTAAATAAAAACACTCTCCCCTGTGTATGGCTAAACTCTGTAGACGACACAGCTGGAGTCCCAGAATCTGGGACCTGACAACCTCCTGTCCCTCCTACTCCCCGGATACTAagagcctcttctgacctccacagatgacTGTACTCCTAACACTCACAacccatacacaaacaaatatacacataaacaaaaataaaaataaatcttaaatctaTTTTCCTTCTACATTTTTGTGAAGATATATTTCCCGCACTGTATAttaaactaaatattaaaaaagagtaTCAGAATCCAAGATATGTCTAGTGGGAAAGCTGAGGATAAATACAGGCAGAGATGTAAACATCTATTAATTTCACCACATCATTGTATTTTGGAAAATAGCCATTCCTTTTTGTAAACATTATGCTTACATGTACTTTATTATTAATGTTTAATGaagcaaatgttttaaatttctcaGTTCCTAACATAGTGAATGTGGACTGATATAATCCACACAAGCATAAGTACCTTTGAGGGACAGTCAAATTTTTGAGACTTTATAGACATCCTGACATCTAGGTGTGAGAAATGTTGACTCAATGGCTTCTGGGCTGGACTCAGAAAGTATTTTGACCAGGATTAGATGGACAATGACCAGCGTAAGCAAATTGTCTTCATACACTACTCCTAGGAAACCAGGCCCCAGAGCTGGGTCTGAGTGAGGAAAGCAGGGTCCAGGAGATTCCTCTTCCAGGAGTTCATCTTTCCATGACCCAACCACAATGCTCTCTATCACTACCATTGGGAATTCTTAGAAAAGCCAATCAGCCAAATCCATATCAAGATTATAAACTGAACACACACTAGCAGAGACTCAGTGTCCACTCTTCAAGCAGGATGAAGACCTTGGTTCCCACGGctctcctgctgctcctggcCATCCTGGTCCTGACCAGGCATCCAGAGGGTGAGTGTGGGTGTCAGGAGGGAAAGGACCTAACCTGGGAGACAAAAGGACTCACCCCTCCCCCTGAGTCTGCAGCACAGGAAAATCTGTCTCTTAGCACAGCCAAAACCTTCTGgtcccttatttattttatatcctgtccCCTATCCCCTGTCTCCTGTTCCCTGCACTTCTGGGAGAAATGTGGGGAGCAGTATAGGGTACTAGGAGGGAGTTATAGATCTAAGGTCCACTGCACTTAGGTTCACACCCTCTGTTCTATTTGCAAACTCTCCTCACTGGGCTTGACCTCCTGGAGCCCCAACTCATCTATGCTGTCTACATTAATGACATTCATATTGAGATATTCAACAGCAGAGAGGAGCCTCCGAGGATGGAGCACTGTGCGCCGTGGGTGGATCAGCAGAAGCCAGAGTACTGGGAGAAGGAGACCGAGAATATGCTTAGTATGATGCAAGTACACAagaatttaatgaagaaaatatttggcaTCTACCATCTAAGTGGAGCTGGTGAGTGAACCCAAATTAGAAATCCCAAATTTCAAGTTCCCAATGGCTTTGTTCTAGGCCCCGTTTCCAAAATTTACCCCAGCACAATATGACCCGCATAGACTAGGCTACAAAGAGCCTTGGGACACTGACCTACTTTTCTGCACAATTTAAGCTCAAATGTGCCCATTTACTAAGGCCAAGTGGGAGCGACGGAGTCACTGGAGGGCCCCAAGGGACCTGGCCTTGTGAGAGTGGCTGACAGTAGGACCTTGGACAGAAAAATCACACACTGCAGATCCTGATGGCCTGCCATGTGTTGTCTGGAGGGTACTTCAGTCATGGACAATATGAATTACTCTTCAATGGCCATGATTACATTGCACTGAATGAGGACCTGAGAACTTGGACTGCAGTTGGCAAGGCAGCAGAAATGGTGAGGAAAGAATGGGAGACGACAAGTTTtgcaaaatatttgaagaattaCTTGCAGTATGAAGGTGTGAAGTTGATCCTCAGACAGCTGGTCTATGGGAAGGAGATTTTGCTAagaacaggtaaaaaaaaaaaaaaaaaaaaaagaactgccaaCCCTGAACTGAGACTGGAGCCCTTGTCCTCCTCAGCAGGGAGAAGCTGGATACTAACTCAGTCTTGCATCAATGGGGAAGAGTGTCATGGGTTTCCTACTTGAACAAGAGAGAGGGACTCTCATAGAACCAAGCCTTCACTCAGGATAGATCAGTCTTTCAATTTAACAGCAATTCCCTTCCATTTGCCTTGTGAACCGTGATGCCTGTCATGTTTGTTCACTGTCCGTGTACTTTGGAGGTCTGAGCTCAGTGCTCCTGAGTGTCTGTCTCATCCAGTCAAAACCAGAACTCTATATTACTGGAAGGAGATCCAGAGTTCCCTGCTCTGTGCTGGCTTATGCTAATTCTGAAATTTTCCAAGGAATAGATTACCCCATCTTTATCCTAAGATTAGACTGATGTGTGGGGTTGGCATCTCTTCTTCTAGCCAACTTTCCCACCCATTCAAAACAAGTTTACATGCAGAGTGATGGATATTCAGGGGGAATGCGAAAAGCctgaattttctaatttattccCTTCAGATACCCCTAAAATTCATGTGACCTGTAAGGTCAGAGCTGATGGGAAAATCACTCTAAGGTGTTGGGCCCTGGACTTCTACCCTGCTGAAATCACCCTGACCTGGCAGAGAGATGGGAGCAACCAAACTCTGGACATGGATGTGATAGAGACCAGGCCTGCAGGAgatggaaccttccagaagtgggcagctgtggtggtgccTTCTGGGGAGGAGCAGAGATACACATGTCATGTGGATCATGAGGGCCTGCCTGAGCCCATCACCCTAAGATGGGGTAAGGACTGGGTGTGATCACAGAGTCTCTCACAGAAAGATTGGGAGTATTAGGGAGAACTGGAACAAGGTCATGACTGATAGCTGCACATCAGAAGCCTCACTGTTCCTTCCATTCTCTGTCAgagcctcctcagccctctgtccCCATCATGCCAATTGTTACTGGCCTGGTTCTTGGAGCTGTGCTTATGGGAGCTGTGGTAACTTTTTAATATGGAAGAGGAGGACTAAAGGTAAGGAAAGGGCAGGGTCTGAGTTCATGTCTCCCTGGGAATATCAAGCCCAGCTGAGAGTATGCCCTGTCACATTAGAGAAATGCTTCATCCACACAGTTGCTTATTCAGTCTTGTGCTGGTGTGCTGACATTAACTTTATTGTGAAGGAAATAATGAACAGATTCATCACTGCAGTGATAGAGATGGCAGAGTCCTGATCTCAGCTGTCAGAGGTCAGATGGAAAGGTTCCTACTTAGAACACAtatccaggagtccagttagtTCTCCTCATGTACAATCTACCATCAGGTTTCCCATCTTTCTCTGGATCTGCAGTCACAGTTCTGGAAACTTCAGATAAGGACCAGGAGATTCCTCTAGGCCTTCTAGATCCTGATGCTTCCATGAGCTCTAATAAAAGGGATTATTCCCAGGGGTAAAATGGGCAGCAGCTATGTTCAGGCTTGCCAGTCATTACAGTGCGGTCTCATCCCTAAGAAATCAGTGGCAGTATAGAGAGTATTCCATGAAAATTCTCAGCCAGCCCATAGCTCCTCATTGTGTCCATCTTCAGAGGCTTTGATATGCTCTTGTATCACTTTCTACTTGGAAGTAAAGTTTCTAGGATGTCCATCCTTCTGTTACAGCTTTAAAATGTGACGCCATAAAGGGTGTAATGTGAGACagggagaggtcagaggataaaccATGGGGTGTGGGGACTCTTGGGATTGGGACAGTTTGAGTGTATGATGAGCTGTTCAGAATGTCACCATTTAAGACACTGATCTGAATTTCCTCCTTGATCTTTTCTTCTACAGGATAAGAGAGTTGGACTGAGCCTAACAggatttattctgttttctcttttcccacgGTGGCCTCCAAAACTGATGACTTCTTTTCCTGCATCTGCCTGTGACTATGTGTCTGTGTCCTGAGAGCACAGTGTGAACAGGTGATGAGTTCAGCCCTGCCCTGAGCAGCAATAAGTCCCATCCACACACTGATCACTATTCCTTCCCCAGTCATCATTGCTGCTCCATCAGAGGCTGGGCTGGCAAACCTCCACCCCTTACTGAACTTTAgtttccactgagctacatctttcATTCATCTTTCTTGAAATTAACCATTTTTTATTATGACACTTCTTTCAGTGTATATATTTGATTAGTGTACTAAAGATGAGTAAAAActgatggagaaaataaagtCTCAGAACCTTCTGGAATGGTTTGTGCCGTGCTAACTTTATTGCCTATTGTGAGAGTGAAGGCTGTGTGGAGACAAGTGATCCCTGTGTCTCCCTGTGTCGTTCCCTGCACTCTGGGCTCTCACACGGTCCCTTCCCTCCTGTGTCATCTTGCTAGCTCCTCATCCCTTTTCTCTCAATAAACCTGTTCACCAGGACATGTGATCAAAGGATCTCAGGCCTTTGTAGGTTTTgtccagtgtctgtgctgttcttTCATGTTGGCTGTCACCCTGTTCAGGTCTGATTCTGATATTCCATCAGTTGATGTTTAGATTAATGGTACTACAGGGATTATATTAGTTCTCAGTTCTGTGTTTGAGTCTGGTGTCAATGTCTTCTGTTATTGATATTCACTGACACAAGTAGGGAGTGTTTCTGCCATTGTTCAACTGTAGATGTCTGTGGTATTCTCACCAAGTTTGTTAGAGTCCAAGCCTGGTTTCTGACAGCCCTGGGAGCTACCATATGTCAGTAATACTAGCACAGAGGAGGTTCTGCGAACAGGAGATTTGCAAGTTCAAAAtcaaccagagctacatactgagaccctgtctccaaaggaagtcataaataactgttaaataaatgaatgaattaaaagttAATTTGCATAAGGGATGGACAAAGGTGTATTATGCTAATGCCATTCTACAGAAATATCAACTAAGATTTGAAtttgagacaggaagtaggtttatGGTAGGAAAGTTATGTGGAATATACAAATTGGGTAACACCAGTTGATAAACTGCTAAAGTCTCTAGAGCATTTCACAGTAGTCACCAAAGCATAAGCACAGGATTTCAGAGCATCCAATGTCTTTCAATGAAACTGGAAACCTTTCAAAATGAAGTAAGGGAACCCTATGTTAACACCTGTCTACAGATGGTCACAGAGGAGAGAACAAGAGGAATGGTATAGATGAAATCAGCAGCATTCTCTGTAAAACTAACCACACTGACAGTCTAGACACTGGATGTAATTTAAGTAATGTAATGTAAGTCTAGAGACCATCGTAAATTCCTTCATCCTCCCTCATATCCCTGTGATCTCTGATCACCAGGAAGCCAAGGCTTAGTACAGGTGCCCTCAGCTGGCCAATAAAAAACTGTGACACAGCAGTGAGGCAATGAAACCCCATAATCAGGGCCAGAGATGGACACTTCAGTGAGGTAGGTAGCCTTTATTTTACTTTCCCTCCTTGATTCTGTCAGATACATCAGCATCTGGGCTAGGACTCAGAAGGATGTTGTGAACAGGACCAGTACAGAGATCACAGTAAGCAACTGGTCCCCAGACACTGCTCCCAGGATACCAGGCCCTAGAGCTGGGTCTGAGTGGGGAAGCAGGGCTCTAGAGATTCCTCCCACGGTAGTTAATCTTTCCATGACTCAGTCCACCAGATCTCTGTCACTCCCATTGGAAATTCTTAGAGAAGCATCATCCTGAAGATAGTTATAAAATGGCTAAGGACCAGTCTGGACTCCCTCCAGCTACGCGGTTTATCTCCTCTTAACTCTGAAGCTGGCCTCTTGCAGCTCTCACCTAGAATTTAGAAGttgtttgcttctgcctcctgaaagctgggattaaagtcatgagccaccaccgcctggctattttttatttgtgtatgacaCATTtctatgcatgtatttctgtgtaccatgCTCAGGCTCAGTGGATGGGGTGACCAGAAATGGTCTTTGGTTACCCTGTGACTGGAGAGAGATGGTTCTGAGTGTAttattgggtgctgggaattaaaccctgtTTTCACGGAAGGGTGGCCAATGCTTTTAATCACTGGGCCATGTTTCCAACCCCCTTTAAATGATTGTTCCTGTGAGAACTATGGAGATATTCTAGGGCTGCCATAAACAGGGCTCTGTGAACTCCTTCTCACAGGGTGGAGTTCACTATAAACACACTAATCCTACTTTAGGAACTCAGGATGCTTCCTGTTCTGGTTTATAAAATTCCCCTCTTTAAGTTGCTGATATTTTTAGAGATGTCTGGTCCTCACTCACTACTTCAGACAGCTGTTCCTGACTTGGAAAGTGTTCCCTGTAGATTCTAGAGGACTGTTGCTGTATGTTCTGTTGTCCTCCATCCTGAGGAAGTGGGCATCCCAGActcatctgtttttgtttcctgtatcTACAGGGAATGAGACCTGTCTTCAATGCTGAGTATGAGTCTGGTGTGATTCTCCCCAGGTGTCCCTGTTTCTGACAACAGAGGTGTTTCTTTCATTGTCCTACAAGGCCCATTGACTTTTGGCTAAGGAATCTCCATACTATTGTCATGACTTTAGAGTCAAAGCCTgttttctgacaggtgtaataaGCTGTGATCAGCCAACACAATAAGGCAAGTAATGTCACACATACAGTGAAAATTAGAGAAAAGATGTTTATTAAATGTGGCCACAGTGGGAAGAGGAGCAAACAGGTCCAGTGACTTACTGAGTCTCTATTTCATCTTTAGCATCCTGAcatgaggtttaggtttaaatTTGTGGAAAGATGACTTCCTTCtactttttccctttaattttccttttttactttgCTAATAAGCTAAAGCTTTCTGGTCATCACTCACCTCTTCTCAGTTACCCGACTTTCCCCAGTTTATTCCCTGGAGATTCtctctgtctgtgcctgtgtgtgctccTCCGTCATGGGTTTCTTATCCTTGAACTCTGCATTTTCCCACTCTTAGcttctaagtgctggcattacaggtgtgttccaTGACACACAAAATTTCagagaatttttaaagtatttctgctTATCCGTGTCTATAAGCATTGTCAGGAATTTAGCAAGTGACATATAGAGGTAGAAAGTGTACAGTTACTGTGTGTATTTTTTTGTGGTTATTGCTATATTTAGACAATGTCTCATGTAGCTTTGGGTGGTCTTGATCTCCTGATTTTATGCTTCTTCTTtgaagtgctgggagtaaaggcatgtaaCTAACATGCCCTGTTATAGTGTAagatttttgtttataaattcttagcaattttttttgttaaaatatggGTTAAACTGTGTTATAAGCATTTTGAGCCTAAATTTTACAGATCCCACTCCATTTAAATAATCAGTTACAGAAAATTAGAATTGCTTATACCTGGAATGATATGGACTGAGGTTCATGCTCACCTTCCAGAAATTCGGGCACATTAGGATCTGTACTCCTGTCCACAGGGACTGAATAGCACGTCAGGAAACTGTACACAAAGAAACTCCCTAAAAACAATTACTTGTGCAAAACAGAGACCATGCGGCCCCTGTCGTGTACAGCTAGCTGGtggttcttcttcttcctgcccatgCTGCACTCATTTGGAATATACTTAGTGAAcatattctct encodes:
- the LOC114682671 gene encoding class I histocompatibility antigen, Gogo-A*0201 alpha chain-like; this encodes MKTLVPTALLLLLAILVLTRHPEGSHPLFYLQTLLTGLDLLEPQLIYAVYINDIHIEIFNSREEPPRMEHCAPWVDQQKPEYWEKETENMLSMMQVHKNLMKKIFGIYHLSGAGNHTLQILMACHVLSGGYFSHGQYELLFNGHDYIALNEDLRTWTAVGKAAEMVRKEWETTSFAKYLKNYLQYEGVKLILRQLVYGKEILLRTDTPKIHVTCKVRADGKITLRCWALDFYPAEITLTWQRDGSNQTLDMDVIETRPAGDGTFQKWAAVVVPSGEEQRYTCHVDHEGLPEPITLRWEPPQPSVPIMPIVTGLVLGAVLMGAVVTF